The following proteins are co-located in the Pseudomonas antarctica genome:
- a CDS encoding hybrid sensor histidine kinase/response regulator encodes MTPDQMRDASLLELFSLEADAQTQVLNAGLLALERNPTQADQLEACMRAAHSLKGAARIVGVDAGVSVAHVMEDCLVSAQENRLYLQPEHIDALLQGTDLLMRIATPGNDVGPADIEAYVALMERLLDPSQPIARVEPAPTPKPAPAPILEELPPELEPAASATPSAPRQNKPMTEGGERVLRVTAERLNSLLDLSSKSLVETQRLKPYLASMQRLKRIQSNSVRALDTLDGQLKALDLSLEAQEALADTRRLLSEAQALLAEKTAELDEFGWQAGQRAQVLYDTALACRMRPFADVLAGQVRMVRDLGRSLGKQVRLEIEGEKTQVDRDVLEKLEAPLTHLLRNAVDHGIEMPEQRMLAGKPAEGLIRLRASHQAGLLVLELSDDGNGVDLERLRGTIVDRHLSPLETALRLSEEELLTFLFLPGFSLRDKVTEVSGRGVGLDAVQHMVRQLRGAVVLEQTAGQGSRFHLEVPLTLSVVRSLVVEVGEEAYAFPLAHIERMCDLAPDDIVQLEGRQHFWHEGRHVGLVAASQLLQRPPGQSNEETLKVVVIRERDAVYGIAVERFIGERTLVVLPLDDRLGKVQDISAGALLDDGSVVLIVDVEDMLRSVDKLLNTGRLERIARRSQQAAEAPRKRVLVVDDSLTVRELQRKLLLNRGYEVAVAVDGMDGWNALRSEDFDLLITDIDMPRMDGIELVTLLRRDSRLQSLPVMVVSYKDREEDRRRGLDAGADYYLAKASFHDDALLDAVMELIGGARA; translated from the coding sequence ATGACCCCCGACCAGATGCGCGATGCCTCGCTGCTGGAACTGTTCAGCCTGGAAGCCGATGCGCAGACCCAGGTATTGAACGCCGGTTTGCTGGCCCTGGAGCGCAACCCGACCCAGGCCGATCAGCTGGAAGCCTGCATGCGCGCCGCGCATTCGCTCAAGGGCGCCGCGCGGATTGTCGGCGTGGACGCCGGGGTCAGCGTGGCTCACGTCATGGAGGATTGCCTGGTCAGCGCCCAGGAAAACCGCCTGTACCTGCAACCCGAACATATCGATGCGTTACTGCAAGGTACCGATCTGCTGATGCGTATCGCCACGCCCGGCAACGACGTGGGCCCCGCAGATATCGAGGCCTATGTGGCCCTGATGGAGCGCCTGCTCGATCCGTCGCAGCCGATTGCCAGGGTTGAACCTGCGCCAACGCCCAAGCCGGCACCCGCGCCTATCCTCGAAGAGCTGCCACCGGAGCTCGAGCCTGCGGCGTCGGCCACGCCTTCTGCGCCGCGCCAGAACAAACCCATGACCGAAGGCGGCGAGCGCGTGCTGCGGGTGACCGCCGAGCGCTTGAACAGCCTGTTGGACCTGTCCAGCAAATCGCTGGTGGAAACCCAACGACTCAAGCCTTACCTGGCCAGCATGCAGCGCCTCAAACGCATTCAAAGCAACAGTGTGCGTGCGTTGGACACGCTGGATGGCCAACTCAAGGCTCTGGATTTAAGCCTTGAAGCTCAGGAGGCCCTGGCCGACACCCGCCGTCTTTTAAGCGAAGCCCAGGCCCTGCTGGCGGAAAAAACTGCCGAGCTGGATGAGTTCGGCTGGCAGGCCGGGCAGCGCGCCCAGGTGCTTTACGACACGGCGTTGGCCTGCCGCATGCGGCCGTTTGCCGATGTACTCGCCGGGCAGGTGCGCATGGTCCGCGACCTTGGCCGCAGCCTGGGCAAGCAGGTGCGCCTGGAGATCGAGGGCGAAAAGACCCAGGTCGACCGCGACGTGCTGGAAAAGCTCGAAGCGCCGCTCACCCACTTGCTGCGCAATGCTGTCGACCACGGTATCGAAATGCCCGAGCAGCGCATGCTCGCCGGTAAACCTGCTGAAGGCTTGATTCGCCTGCGAGCCTCCCACCAGGCGGGCCTGCTGGTGCTGGAGCTGAGTGACGACGGCAATGGCGTCGACCTTGAGCGCCTGCGCGGCACCATCGTCGACCGGCACCTGTCACCTTTGGAAACTGCCCTGCGCTTGAGCGAAGAGGAACTGCTGACGTTCCTGTTCCTGCCAGGGTTCAGCCTGCGCGACAAGGTCACCGAAGTATCCGGGCGTGGCGTCGGCCTGGACGCGGTGCAGCATATGGTTCGCCAACTGCGCGGCGCGGTGGTGCTGGAGCAGACGGCGGGGCAGGGCAGTCGCTTCCATCTGGAGGTGCCGTTGACTCTGTCGGTGGTGCGCAGCCTGGTGGTGGAGGTCGGTGAAGAAGCCTACGCATTCCCACTGGCCCACATCGAACGCATGTGCGACCTGGCGCCCGATGACATCGTGCAACTGGAAGGCCGTCAGCATTTCTGGCACGAAGGCCGGCATGTCGGCCTGGTTGCCGCCAGCCAGTTGTTGCAGCGCCCGCCGGGGCAGAGTAATGAAGAAACCTTGAAGGTAGTGGTGATCCGCGAGCGCGATGCGGTGTATGGCATTGCGGTGGAACGCTTTATCGGCGAGCGCACCCTGGTGGTGTTGCCGCTGGATGATCGCCTGGGCAAAGTCCAGGACATCTCCGCCGGGGCCTTGCTGGATGACGGCTCGGTGGTGTTGATCGTCGACGTCGAAGACATGCTGCGTTCGGTGGATAAATTGCTCAACACCGGCCGCCTGGAACGTATCGCCCGGCGCAGCCAACAGGCTGCCGAAGCACCGCGTAAACGGGTGCTGGTGGTGGACGACTCGCTCACTGTGCGAGAGCTGCAACGCAAATTATTACTTAATCGTGGTTATGAAGTGGCCGTAGCGGTCGATGGCATGGACGGCTGGAACGCGCTGCGTTCCGAAGACTTCGACTTGCTGATCACTGACATTGATATGCCTCGTATGGACGGGATCGAATTGGTCACACTCTTGCGCCGTGATAGTCGCCTGCAATCGTTGCCGGTGATGGTGGTCTCGTACAAGGATCGCGAAGAAGACCGGCGTCGTGGACTGGACGCCGGCGCCGACTATTATCTAGCTAAAGCCAGTTTCCATGACGACGCCTTGCTGGACGCCGTGATGGAACTGATTGGAGGCGCCCGGGCATGA
- a CDS encoding diguanylate cyclase, with protein MSDLQIDDIKTDENAAMVLLVDDQAMIGEAVRRGLAHEENIDFHFCADPHQAIAQAIRIKPTVILQDLVMPGLDGLTLVREYRNHPATANIPIIVLSTKEEPLIKSAAFSAGANDYLVKLPDNIELVARIRYHSRSYMTLLQRDAAYRALRVSQQQLLDTNLVLQRLMNSDGLTGLSNRRHFDEYLELEWRRAMRDQTQLSLLMIDVDFFKTFNDSFGHVEGDEALRKVAAAIREASSRPSDLPARYGGEEFALVLPNTSPGGARLVAEKLRMAVAALKIPHIAPAEGSSLTISIGLSTMTPQQSSDCRLLIMAADKGLYTAKHNGRNQVGIE; from the coding sequence ATGAGTGATTTACAGATCGACGACATCAAGACCGACGAAAATGCTGCCATGGTGTTGCTGGTCGACGACCAGGCCATGATCGGCGAAGCGGTGCGGCGTGGGCTCGCCCATGAAGAAAACATCGATTTCCACTTTTGCGCCGATCCGCATCAGGCGATTGCCCAGGCCATCCGCATTAAGCCAACCGTCATTCTGCAAGACCTGGTCATGCCGGGCCTCGACGGCCTGACGCTGGTGCGCGAATACCGCAACCACCCGGCCACGGCGAACATTCCGATCATCGTGCTCTCGACCAAGGAAGAGCCGTTGATCAAAAGCGCGGCGTTCTCGGCCGGGGCCAATGATTACCTGGTCAAGCTGCCGGACAATATCGAGCTGGTGGCGCGCATTCGCTATCACTCGCGCTCCTACATGACGTTGTTGCAGCGGGATGCGGCCTACCGTGCGCTGCGGGTCAGCCAGCAGCAGTTGCTGGACACCAATCTGGTGCTGCAACGGTTGATGAACTCCGACGGTCTGACCGGGCTGTCCAACCGCCGCCACTTTGACGAATACCTGGAATTGGAATGGCGCCGCGCCATGCGTGACCAGACTCAGCTGTCACTGCTGATGATCGACGTCGACTTCTTCAAGACCTTCAACGACAGCTTTGGCCATGTTGAAGGTGACGAAGCCCTGCGCAAAGTCGCCGCCGCCATCCGTGAAGCCAGTAGCCGTCCTTCGGACCTGCCGGCGCGTTACGGGGGTGAAGAGTTCGCCCTGGTGTTGCCGAACACCTCGCCGGGTGGTGCGCGCCTGGTGGCGGAAAAGCTGCGCATGGCAGTAGCCGCGCTGAAAATCCCGCATATTGCACCAGCTGAAGGCTCGAGCCTGACCATCAGCATCGGCCTGTCGACCATGACCCCGCAGCAGAGCAGCGATTGCCGGCTGCTGATCATGGCAGCGGACAAGGGTTTGTATACGGCCAAGCATAATGGGCGTAACCAGGTGGGTATCGAATAA
- a CDS encoding chemotaxis response regulator protein-glutamate methylesterase, with protein MRIAIVNDMPLALEALRRALSLEPAHQVVWVANNGLEAVQRCAELTPDLILMDLIMPVMDGVEATRQIMAETPCPILIVTVDRQANVSRVFEAMGHGALDVVDTPALGVGNPKDAAAPLLRKILNIGWLVGQSGSRVRAETAPQRSTGKRRSLVAIGSSAGGPAALEILLKGLPRDFPAAIVLVQHVDQVFAAGMAEWLSSASGLPVRLAREGEPPQAGTVLLAGTNHHIRLLKNGTLAYTAEPVNEIYRPSIDVFFESVASHWNGDAVGVLLTGMGRDGAQGLKLLREQGYLTIAQDQQSSAVYGMPKAAAAIDAAVEIRPLDRIAPRLLEVFAK; from the coding sequence ATGAGGATCGCGATCGTCAATGACATGCCCCTGGCGTTGGAAGCCTTGCGGCGCGCCTTGAGTCTTGAACCCGCGCACCAAGTGGTGTGGGTGGCCAACAATGGCCTTGAAGCCGTACAGCGTTGCGCCGAACTGACGCCGGACCTGATCCTGATGGACTTGATCATGCCGGTGATGGACGGCGTAGAAGCCACGCGGCAGATCATGGCCGAAACCCCGTGCCCGATCTTGATCGTCACCGTGGACCGTCAGGCCAATGTCAGCCGAGTGTTTGAAGCCATGGGCCATGGCGCGCTGGACGTGGTGGATACACCGGCGCTGGGCGTGGGCAATCCCAAGGATGCGGCGGCGCCTTTGCTGCGCAAGATCCTCAACATTGGCTGGCTGGTCGGCCAGAGTGGCAGCCGCGTACGCGCCGAAACCGCGCCCCAGCGCTCCACCGGCAAACGCCGCAGCCTGGTGGCGATCGGGTCGTCGGCAGGCGGGCCGGCTGCCCTGGAAATCCTGCTCAAGGGTTTGCCCCGAGACTTTCCGGCGGCCATCGTGCTGGTGCAGCATGTGGACCAGGTGTTTGCCGCCGGCATGGCGGAGTGGCTGAGCAGCGCCTCCGGGCTGCCGGTGCGCCTGGCCCGTGAAGGCGAGCCGCCACAAGCTGGAACGGTGTTGCTGGCCGGCACCAATCACCACATTCGCCTGTTGAAAAATGGCACGTTAGCCTATACCGCAGAGCCGGTGAACGAGATCTACCGGCCGTCCATCGACGTGTTTTTCGAGAGCGTCGCCAGCCACTGGAACGGCGATGCCGTCGGCGTATTACTCACCGGCATGGGCCGCGACGGCGCCCAGGGGCTCAAGTTGTTGCGTGAACAAGGATATTTGACCATCGCCCAGGATCAACAAAGCTCGGCGGTGTATGGCATGCCCAAAGCGGCGGCGGCGATTGATGCTGCTGTTGAAATTCGCCCACTGGATAGAATTGCACCCCGATTGCTGGAGGTATTTGCAAAATGA
- a CDS encoding chemotaxis protein CheW, which translates to MSSPDALNTAGLDLTLADTQAIDDCWNRIGIHGDKSCPLLAEHIHCRNCSVYSAAATRLLDRYALQQEDQRPQAVVEVASDVVTRSLLMFRLGEEWLGIATRCLVEVAPLQAIHSLPHQRSRALLGVANVRGALVACLSLVELLGLDPTSHGATGGRIMPRMLIIAAQDGPVVVPVDEVDGIHAIDERTLKAASASGTQASARFTQGVLQWKGRSLRWLDEAQLLSAVTRSLT; encoded by the coding sequence ATGAGTAGCCCTGACGCACTCAATACCGCAGGCCTGGACCTGACCCTGGCCGACACCCAGGCCATCGACGACTGCTGGAACCGTATCGGCATCCATGGCGACAAGTCCTGCCCGTTGCTGGCCGAGCATATCCACTGCCGCAACTGCTCGGTGTACTCCGCCGCCGCCACGCGTTTGCTCGACCGTTACGCCTTGCAGCAGGAGGACCAACGCCCGCAGGCGGTCGTTGAAGTCGCGAGTGATGTCGTCACTCGATCCCTGTTGATGTTCCGCCTCGGCGAAGAATGGCTGGGTATTGCAACCCGTTGCCTGGTGGAGGTGGCGCCGCTGCAAGCGATACATTCGCTGCCACATCAGCGTTCCCGCGCATTGCTCGGTGTGGCCAATGTACGCGGCGCGCTGGTGGCGTGTTTATCGCTGGTGGAGTTGCTGGGGCTGGACCCCACCAGCCATGGTGCAACCGGCGGGCGTATCATGCCGCGCATGTTGATTATTGCCGCACAGGACGGCCCGGTGGTGGTGCCGGTGGATGAAGTCGACGGCATTCATGCCATCGACGAACGTACCTTGAAGGCGGCGTCGGCCTCCGGCACCCAGGCCAGTGCGCGTTTCACCCAGGGTGTGCTGCAGTGGAAAGGCCGCAGCCTGCGGTGGCTGGATGAGGCGCAATTGCTGTCCGCCGTGACCCGGAGCCTCACATGA
- the lysS gene encoding lysine--tRNA ligase, translating into MSDQQLDPQALQQEENSLIALRKEKLAAERAKGNAFPNDFRRDNYCDALQKQYADKTKEELAEAAIPVKVAGRIMLNRGSFMVIQDMTGRIQVYVNRKTLSEETLASVKTWDMGDIIAAEGTLARSGKGDLYVEMTSVRLLTKSLRPLPDKHHGLTDTEQRYRQRYVDLIVNEDVRQTFRVRSQVIAHIRSFLMQRDFLEVETPMLQTIPGGAAAKPFETHHNALDLEMFLRIAPELYLKRLVVGGFEKVFEINRNFRNEGVSTRHNPEFTMLEFYQAYADYEDNMDLTEELFRELAQLVLGSTDVPYGDKVFHFGEPFVRLSVFDSILKYNPELTADDLTDIDKARAIAKKAGAKVLGFEGLGKLQVMIFEELVEHKLEQPHFITQYPFEVSPLARRNDDNPNVTDRFELFIGGREIANAYSELNDAEDQAERFMAQVADKDAGDDEAMHYDADFVRALEYGMPPTAGEGIGIDRLVMLLTNSPSIRDVILFPHMRPQA; encoded by the coding sequence ATGAGCGACCAACAACTCGACCCGCAAGCCCTGCAACAGGAAGAAAACTCCCTGATCGCCCTGCGCAAGGAAAAGCTTGCTGCCGAGCGCGCCAAGGGTAACGCCTTCCCCAACGACTTCCGCCGCGACAACTACTGCGATGCCTTGCAGAAGCAATACGCGGACAAGACCAAGGAAGAGCTGGCGGAAGCGGCGATCCCGGTCAAGGTGGCAGGTCGCATCATGCTCAACCGTGGCTCGTTCATGGTGATCCAGGACATGACCGGGCGTATTCAGGTCTACGTCAACCGCAAGACCCTTTCGGAAGAAACCCTGGCCTCGGTGAAAACCTGGGACATGGGCGACATCATCGCGGCCGAAGGCACCCTGGCCCGTTCCGGCAAGGGCGACCTGTACGTTGAGATGACCAGTGTGCGCCTGTTGACCAAGTCGCTGCGCCCTCTGCCGGACAAGCACCACGGCCTGACCGATACCGAGCAGCGCTATCGCCAGCGCTACGTTGACCTGATCGTCAACGAAGACGTGCGCCAGACCTTCCGCGTGCGTTCGCAGGTCATCGCCCACATCCGCAGCTTCCTGATGCAACGTGACTTCCTGGAAGTGGAAACCCCGATGCTGCAAACCATCCCGGGTGGTGCCGCAGCCAAACCGTTCGAAACCCACCACAACGCGCTGGACCTGGAAATGTTCCTGCGTATCGCGCCTGAGCTTTACCTCAAGCGCCTTGTTGTCGGCGGCTTCGAAAAAGTCTTCGAGATCAACCGCAACTTCCGTAACGAAGGCGTTTCGACGCGTCACAACCCTGAATTCACCATGTTGGAGTTCTACCAGGCGTACGCCGACTACGAAGACAACATGGACCTGACCGAAGAACTGTTCCGCGAACTGGCACAGCTGGTGCTGGGCAGCACCGACGTGCCTTACGGCGACAAGGTGTTCCACTTCGGCGAGCCGTTTGTACGCCTCTCGGTGTTCGACTCGATCCTCAAGTACAACCCAGAGTTGACCGCTGACGACCTGACCGACATCGACAAGGCCCGCGCCATCGCCAAGAAAGCCGGCGCCAAGGTGCTGGGCTTTGAAGGCCTGGGCAAACTGCAGGTGATGATTTTCGAAGAACTGGTGGAGCACAAGCTGGAGCAGCCGCACTTTATTACCCAGTACCCGTTCGAAGTGTCGCCGCTGGCCCGTCGCAACGACGACAACCCGAACGTTACCGACCGTTTCGAGCTGTTCATCGGCGGCCGCGAAATCGCCAACGCCTACTCCGAGCTTAACGACGCGGAAGACCAGGCCGAGCGCTTCATGGCGCAGGTGGCCGACAAGGACGCCGGCGACGACGAAGCCATGCACTACGACGCCGACTTCGTCCGCGCGCTGGAGTACGGCATGCCACCGACTGCCGGTGAAGGTATCGGTATCGACCGGTTGGTGATGTTGTTGACCAACTCGCCGTCGATCCGCGACGTGATCTTGTTCCCGCACATGCGGCCACAAGCGTAA
- the prfB gene encoding peptide chain release factor 2 (programmed frameshift), producing the protein MEINPILNTIKDLSERSETIRGYLDYDQKHERLTEVNRELEDPAVWNKPEYAQELGRERAALAQIVDTLDELNTGLGDCRDLLDMAVEENDEGAVGDVVAELARLEENLAKLEFRRMFSHEMDPNNAYLDIQAGSGGTEAQDWANILLRMYLRWADKRGFDATIMELSAGEVAGIKGATVHIKGEYAFGWLRTEIGVHRLVRKSPFDSGNRRHTSFSAVFVSPEIDDKVEIEINPADLRIDTYRSSGAGGQHVNTTDSAVRITHVPTNTVVSCQNERSQHANKDTAMKMLRAKLYEQEMQKRNAASQALEDTKSDIGWGHQIRSYVLDASRIKDLRTNIERSDCDKVLDGDIDEYLEASLKSGL; encoded by the exons ATGGAAATCAACCCGATCCTTAACACCATCAAGGACCTGTCCGAGCGCTCCGAAACTATTCGGGGGTATCTT GACTACGATCAAAAGCATGAGCGTCTGACCGAAGTCAATCGCGAGCTTGAAGATCCGGCTGTCTGGAACAAACCTGAATACGCCCAGGAACTGGGCCGCGAGCGCGCTGCGCTGGCGCAGATCGTCGACACCCTCGACGAATTGAACACCGGTCTGGGCGATTGCCGTGACCTGCTGGACATGGCCGTCGAAGAAAACGACGAAGGCGCAGTGGGCGATGTCGTCGCCGAGCTGGCCCGTCTCGAGGAAAACCTCGCCAAGCTTGAATTCCGCCGCATGTTCAGCCACGAAATGGACCCGAACAACGCCTACCTGGATATCCAGGCCGGTTCCGGCGGCACCGAGGCCCAGGACTGGGCCAACATCCTGCTGCGCATGTACCTGCGCTGGGCTGACAAGCGCGGTTTCGACGCAACCATCATGGAGCTGTCAGCCGGTGAAGTCGCCGGTATCAAAGGCGCGACCGTGCACATCAAGGGTGAATACGCCTTTGGCTGGCTGCGTACCGAGATTGGCGTGCATCGCCTGGTGCGCAAGAGCCCGTTCGACTCCGGCAACCGTCGCCACACTTCGTTCTCCGCGGTGTTCGTCTCCCCAGAGATCGACGACAAAGTGGAAATCGAGATCAACCCGGCCGACCTGCGAATCGACACCTACCGCTCCTCCGGCGCCGGTGGTCAGCACGTAAACACCACCGACTCGGCCGTACGTATTACCCACGTACCGACCAACACCGTGGTCAGCTGCCAGAACGAACGTTCCCAGCACGCGAACAAGGACACCGCCATGAAAATGCTGCGGGCCAAGTTGTACGAGCAGGAAATGCAGAAGCGCAACGCGGCTTCGCAGGCGCTGGAAGACACCAAGTCGGATATCGGCTGGGGTCACCAGATCCGTTCTTATGTGCTCGATGCGTCGCGGATCAAGGATCTGCGCACTAACATCGAACGCAGCGACTGCGACAAGGTGCTCGACGGCGATATCGACGAATACCTGGAAGCCAGCCTGAAATCAGGCCTGTAA